From the Flavimarina sp. Hel_I_48 genome, one window contains:
- a CDS encoding alpha/beta fold hydrolase gives MKKEQKNDCLKVGNGDKNMVFVHYFGGNAESWQWLAEYLKNDFTCYLINLPGFGNTEPLDRISISAFAENLEARIKALKLDTYILCGHSMGAKIVAYAAARSKNPPQHLLLIAPSPPTVEKMPVEEKKRMLKHPDRQEAITTVSNATVAALNDELFQHAVASQLEIDDKTWDWWLETGMNNDVSSHIKKGNTPTTIVCSQDDPVIPMKWIEEEVKPYFNDPKVVVLKKIGHLIPMEAPKELADIIINTCKQVY, from the coding sequence ATGAAAAAAGAACAAAAAAATGACTGCCTAAAAGTGGGCAATGGAGATAAAAACATGGTGTTTGTCCATTATTTTGGCGGCAATGCTGAAAGTTGGCAATGGCTTGCCGAATACCTAAAAAACGATTTTACGTGCTATTTGATCAATCTTCCCGGTTTTGGCAATACAGAACCTTTAGACCGCATTTCCATTTCGGCTTTTGCCGAAAATCTTGAAGCGCGAATAAAAGCATTAAAACTGGACACGTATATTTTGTGCGGGCATTCTATGGGTGCTAAAATAGTCGCTTATGCCGCCGCACGTTCTAAAAACCCACCACAGCATTTATTGCTTATCGCCCCTTCCCCTCCTACGGTTGAAAAAATGCCTGTGGAAGAAAAAAAACGTATGCTCAAACATCCTGATCGCCAGGAGGCTATTACCACGGTTTCTAATGCAACTGTAGCAGCATTAAATGACGAACTGTTTCAACATGCAGTTGCATCCCAACTTGAGATAGATGATAAAACGTGGGACTGGTGGCTGGAAACCGGAATGAACAATGATGTATCATCCCATATTAAAAAGGGGAATACCCCCACTACGATTGTTTGTTCACAAGATGACCCCGTTATCCCAATGAAATGGATAGAAGAGGAAGTAAAACCTTACTTCAACGATCCAAAAGTAGTTGTGCTGAAAAAGATAGGCCATTTGATACCAATGGAAGCCCCAAAAGAACTCGCTGACATAATAATCAACACCTGTAAACAGGTCTATTAA
- a CDS encoding glutamine synthetase beta-grasp domain-containing protein: MAKPVKSKLEYLWLDGYEPTANLRSKTKVEDDFSGKLEDCPIWSFDGSSTRQAEGGSSDCLLKPVAIYPDPARKNGYLVMTEVLNADKTPHVSNGRATIDDEDDDFWFGFEQEYFIMDKETGLPLGFPVGGYPGPQGMYYCSVGGKNTHGRGFVEEHADLCIEAGLNFEGINQEVASGQWEFQLFAKGAQKAGDEIWVARYLLQRLTESYGWYIEYHPKPVKGDWNGSGMHANFSNSTLRTCGDKETYMKICEAFRPVVKEHIEVYGEFNDQRLTGKHETASIHDFSYGISDRGASIRIPIITVEKGWKGWLEDRRPASNGDPYKIAGRIVKTVKSADV; the protein is encoded by the coding sequence ATGGCCAAACCAGTGAAATCAAAATTAGAATATTTATGGTTGGATGGATACGAACCCACTGCCAACTTAAGGAGCAAGACTAAAGTCGAAGATGATTTTAGCGGAAAGTTAGAGGACTGTCCCATATGGTCTTTTGACGGTTCTTCAACACGACAGGCTGAGGGTGGATCTTCTGACTGTTTATTAAAACCCGTAGCTATCTATCCAGATCCAGCCCGTAAAAATGGCTATCTGGTAATGACAGAGGTTCTCAATGCAGACAAAACACCTCACGTTTCTAACGGTAGGGCTACCATAGATGACGAGGATGATGATTTCTGGTTCGGTTTTGAGCAGGAATACTTTATAATGGACAAAGAAACCGGCTTACCGTTAGGTTTCCCCGTAGGAGGATATCCTGGCCCACAAGGTATGTACTATTGCTCTGTAGGTGGTAAAAACACACACGGTCGTGGTTTTGTAGAAGAACACGCAGATCTTTGTATAGAAGCTGGCCTTAACTTTGAAGGAATCAACCAGGAGGTTGCCAGTGGACAGTGGGAATTCCAACTTTTTGCTAAAGGTGCACAAAAAGCCGGAGATGAAATCTGGGTAGCGCGATACCTTTTACAACGTCTCACCGAAAGTTATGGTTGGTATATAGAGTATCACCCTAAACCGGTAAAAGGAGACTGGAACGGTTCTGGTATGCATGCCAACTTCTCCAATTCTACTTTACGTACCTGCGGTGATAAAGAAACCTACATGAAAATTTGTGAGGCCTTCCGTCCTGTGGTAAAAGAGCATATTGAAGTTTATGGAGAGTTTAACGATCAGCGTCTTACCGGTAAGCACGAGACCGCGTCCATACACGACTTCTCTTACGGGATTTCAGACCGTGGGGCATCTATACGCATCCCTATTATTACAGTAGAAAAAGGGTGGAAAGGCTGGTTAGAAGATCGTCGCCCGGCTTCTAATGGTGATCCATACAAAATTGCTGGTAGAATCGTAAAAACGGTTAAATCTGCAGATGTTTAA
- a CDS encoding SDR family NAD(P)-dependent oxidoreductase has translation MDLKIKNKVALITGGDSGIGLETAKLLLSEGVKVILSDKDQSDLDEVIKELKKETNTENLYGMAADLLDNDAVVAMAEKVKKDFGGIDILVNAAGARGAAGDFLTLSDEDWMETIQIDLMGAVRIARAFIPQMQGKNWGRIIMISSENAMQPYEEESPYNACKAAIINFAKCLSRIYGKENILTNTVSPAFIETPMTNAMMEDLAEEKGVSEKEAVDWFLKNKRPHLEVQRRGQPEEVAAVIAFLCSDQASFVNGSNYRVDAGAVESAFG, from the coding sequence ATGGATTTAAAAATTAAAAACAAAGTTGCACTCATTACAGGCGGCGATTCTGGCATAGGCTTGGAAACTGCCAAATTACTTCTTAGTGAAGGAGTAAAAGTTATATTGAGTGATAAGGATCAATCTGACTTAGATGAAGTCATCAAAGAGTTGAAGAAGGAGACCAATACCGAAAATTTGTATGGTATGGCGGCTGATCTTTTAGACAATGATGCAGTAGTTGCTATGGCAGAAAAGGTCAAAAAAGATTTTGGCGGAATAGATATTTTAGTAAATGCGGCCGGAGCCAGGGGTGCTGCCGGGGATTTCCTCACCTTAAGCGATGAGGACTGGATGGAAACCATACAGATAGATCTTATGGGAGCCGTGCGTATTGCCCGGGCATTTATCCCACAAATGCAAGGTAAAAACTGGGGAAGAATCATTATGATCTCTTCAGAAAATGCCATGCAACCTTACGAAGAAGAGAGCCCGTACAATGCATGTAAAGCAGCGATTATCAATTTCGCCAAATGCTTATCACGTATTTATGGAAAAGAAAATATACTTACAAACACCGTTTCACCAGCTTTTATTGAAACGCCCATGACCAATGCAATGATGGAAGATCTTGCGGAAGAAAAAGGAGTTTCTGAGAAAGAGGCTGTAGATTGGTTCTTGAAAAACAAACGCCCACACCTGGAAGTACAACGTCGTGGTCAACCAGAAGAGGTTGCTGCAGTTATTGCTTTCTTATGTTCTGATCAGGCCAGTTTTGTAAACGGTAGCAATTACCGGGTAGATGCTGGTGCAGTAGAATCTGCATTCGGATAA
- a CDS encoding PLP-dependent cysteine synthase family protein → MKEHLNVYNNLLGLIGNTPLVRLNTITKTLPGSYFAKVESFNPGQSSKDRIALHIVEDAERKGILSPGDTIVETTSGNTGFSLAMVSIIKGYKCILAVSSKSSKDKIDALRTMGAQVYVCPAHVKADDPRSYYEVAKRLHKENEGSVYINQYFNALNAEAHYATTGPEIWNQTEGKITHLVACSGTGGTISGTAQYLKEQNPEIRILGIDAFGSILKKYHETHEVDMNEVYPYRIEGLGKNLVPTATDFDAIDYFEKVSDEDSAHTARELAKTEGIFAGYTSGAAIQGVKQLAKQGEFDKDSHVVVIFPDHGSRYMSKVYSDDWMNAQGFLDEQQPTATKKIEYIK, encoded by the coding sequence ATGAAAGAACATCTCAATGTTTATAATAACCTGCTTGGTCTTATTGGTAATACCCCTTTAGTGCGATTAAATACCATTACCAAGACTCTTCCAGGTTCTTATTTTGCAAAAGTTGAATCTTTTAATCCCGGTCAGTCTTCAAAAGACCGAATTGCCCTACATATTGTTGAAGATGCAGAACGTAAGGGCATTTTAAGTCCCGGCGATACCATTGTGGAGACCACTTCTGGCAATACCGGTTTCAGTCTGGCTATGGTGAGCATAATAAAAGGATATAAGTGTATTCTGGCAGTGAGTTCAAAATCATCAAAAGATAAGATTGATGCCTTGCGTACCATGGGGGCACAGGTTTATGTTTGCCCTGCACACGTAAAAGCAGACGATCCACGATCGTATTATGAAGTAGCAAAGCGTTTGCACAAAGAAAATGAAGGTTCAGTATATATTAACCAATATTTTAATGCGCTGAATGCCGAAGCCCACTACGCGACCACCGGCCCAGAAATATGGAATCAAACCGAAGGTAAGATCACGCATTTGGTAGCGTGCAGTGGTACGGGAGGAACAATTTCTGGAACTGCTCAATATCTAAAGGAACAGAACCCAGAAATTCGTATATTGGGTATAGATGCTTTTGGTAGTATTTTAAAAAAATATCATGAAACCCATGAGGTAGACATGAATGAAGTCTATCCTTATCGTATAGAAGGCTTGGGTAAAAACCTGGTTCCCACGGCAACCGACTTTGATGCGATCGATTATTTTGAGAAGGTAAGTGATGAAGATAGTGCGCACACGGCACGCGAACTTGCAAAAACCGAAGGTATTTTCGCCGGTTACACCAGTGGCGCAGCGATACAGGGTGTTAAGCAACTTGCCAAGCAGGGCGAATTTGATAAAGATAGCCACGTGGTTGTCATCTTTCCAGATCATGGCAGCAGGTATATGAGCAAAGTATATAGTGATGACTGGATGAACGCTCAGGGATTCCTGGATGAACAACAGCCAACGGCGACCAAAAAAATTGAGTATATAAAATAA
- the folP gene encoding dihydropteroate synthase, producing MKSITCKGRLIPLQKPVVMGILNLTPDSFYDGGKYADNESIIDQTARMLSEGATFIDLGAYSSRPGADHVCEEEELERLLPIITLLLERFPDILLSIDTFRARVARQSIEAGAALINDISAGMLDDNMLKTVAELQVPYIMMHMRGTPQTMKSLTEYDNLVKDVLFYFSERVAEAQKQGINDLIIDPGFGFAKTINQNFELLSRMELFQALDFPLLAGLSRKSTIYKTLELEPSQALNGTTVLNTIALQKGATIVRVHDVKPAIEAVKLLENLAE from the coding sequence ATGAAAAGCATTACCTGTAAAGGGCGTTTAATACCGCTACAAAAACCCGTTGTAATGGGGATTTTAAACCTTACCCCAGATTCCTTTTATGATGGTGGCAAGTATGCCGATAATGAGTCCATTATTGATCAAACGGCACGCATGCTTTCTGAAGGCGCTACGTTTATAGACCTTGGCGCGTACAGTTCCAGACCGGGAGCTGATCATGTTTGTGAAGAAGAAGAATTGGAACGCCTGCTGCCTATCATCACCTTATTGCTTGAACGATTTCCTGACATTTTACTGTCCATAGATACTTTTCGGGCCAGGGTTGCCAGGCAAAGTATTGAAGCGGGAGCAGCGCTTATCAATGATATTTCCGCGGGAATGTTAGACGATAACATGTTGAAAACCGTGGCAGAACTTCAGGTTCCCTACATTATGATGCACATGCGTGGCACTCCGCAGACCATGAAATCCTTAACGGAATATGATAACCTTGTGAAAGATGTTCTTTTCTATTTTAGTGAACGCGTTGCTGAAGCTCAAAAACAGGGCATCAATGACCTTATTATTGATCCGGGTTTTGGCTTTGCCAAGACAATAAATCAAAATTTTGAACTTCTTTCCAGAATGGAACTTTTTCAAGCTTTAGACTTTCCACTATTGGCTGGGCTTTCACGTAAATCAACCATTTACAAAACTCTGGAGCTGGAACCTTCCCAGGCATTGAATGGCACCACTGTTTTGAACACGATTGCACTGCAAAAGGGCGCTACGATAGTACGCGTTCATGATGTAAAACCGGCTATTGAAGCCGTAAAACTACTTGAAAACCTGGCAGAATAG
- a CDS encoding calcium/sodium antiporter yields the protein MGILYILLGLVFLVIGGEFLVRSAVGLSFKFNLSKMLVGLTVVSFATSAPELLVSLQAALDGLADISLGNVIGSNIANLGLVLGITALLGSLKVDRDFFRFNWPVMVLFSMALYLALLNDSVISRIEGIGLFVGLLVYLFVLIKRTRAKRITENEEIENATNVVPKTSYFKIILWLIIGAAGLYFGSELVISGATTLARMLGVGDYAIAVTVLAIGTSVPELAASVMAVIKKEEALSLGNLIGSNIFNIASVLGITAMITPIDVIDPLILSSNIFWLLGFAVVLLPLALIKPFKIFNRWKGLLLFGLYCVFISLTVLL from the coding sequence ATGGGCATTTTATATATTTTGTTAGGACTGGTTTTTCTGGTTATAGGTGGTGAATTTTTAGTGCGGTCTGCGGTAGGTCTGTCATTCAAGTTCAATCTTTCTAAAATGCTCGTGGGACTTACCGTGGTTTCTTTTGCTACTTCTGCGCCCGAGTTGCTTGTCAGCCTTCAGGCAGCCCTGGACGGTCTGGCAGATATTTCCCTGGGAAATGTCATAGGTAGCAATATTGCAAATCTGGGACTTGTACTGGGAATCACCGCCCTACTGGGCAGCCTTAAAGTAGATCGGGATTTTTTTAGGTTTAACTGGCCGGTAATGGTCTTGTTCTCGATGGCACTTTATCTGGCTTTGCTCAATGACTCGGTCATTAGCCGTATTGAAGGCATCGGTTTATTTGTGGGACTTTTAGTGTACCTGTTTGTATTGATCAAAAGAACAAGGGCAAAACGCATTACTGAAAATGAGGAAATAGAAAATGCCACAAATGTTGTTCCTAAAACATCTTATTTTAAGATCATTCTTTGGTTAATCATAGGCGCTGCCGGACTTTATTTTGGTTCTGAACTTGTCATTTCTGGAGCTACCACGCTCGCCAGAATGCTGGGCGTGGGCGATTATGCGATTGCGGTAACCGTACTGGCCATTGGTACGAGTGTTCCTGAACTGGCAGCATCTGTCATGGCGGTAATTAAAAAAGAAGAAGCTCTTTCGCTTGGTAATTTAATAGGTTCCAATATTTTCAACATAGCATCTGTACTTGGCATAACTGCTATGATTACACCTATTGATGTCATAGATCCACTTATTTTATCAAGTAACATTTTCTGGCTGCTTGGTTTTGCAGTTGTTCTACTCCCTTTAGCACTTATCAAGCCTTTCAAAATATTTAATAGATGGAAAGGACTCCTGCTTTTTGGACTGTACTGTGTGTTTATTTCCTTAACGGTATTACTGTAA
- a CDS encoding S9 family peptidase has product MKKTILLILLSCTFTLSFNAQNTQEVQQSPTPPDAEKIAKELEKHGDKRVDEYYWMNERDTPRVMDYLKRENTYYDVMTSHTKPLQEKLFTEMKARIKEDDESVPYKYNGYWYYQRFEKGQNYPLYCRKPETLDAPEEVMFDNNAMAEGHAYFDQAGYTISENTELAAYSIDTVSRRQYTLQIKNLKTGEIYPEKIENTTGNAIWANDNKTLFYTRKDPQTLRSSQVYKHVLGTAADSDTLVFEENDETFSVYITKTKSREYLIMGSGSTLTSEAQYTSANGPDFDFKVLQPRVRGLEYDVSHYGDFFYLVTNKDKATNFKLMKTPVNATTQENWEEVIPHRAEVLLEDIEIFKDYLVVDERSKGLNQINIKTWDNTVDYYIPFDNETYNVYTSINPDFDTKKLRYSYNSLNTPPSVVEYDMETKEKIVLKEAEILGGEFNKDNYETKRVWATASDGVKIPISLIYKKGMERDGENPLLQYAYGSYGYTTDPSFSSSRLSLLDRGFVFAIAHVRGGEYMGRNWYEDGKLFKKKNTFTDFIACSKYLTGQRYTSASHLYAYGGSAGGLLMGAVANMAPQLYNGIIAAVPFVDVITTMLDDTIPLTTSEYDEWGNPNEKEYYDYMLSYSPYDQVKEQKYPNMLVTTGYHDSQVQYWEPAKWVAKLRDKNQGDALILFHTNMDAGHGGSSGRFEALKETAEDYAFLIDLEGKTE; this is encoded by the coding sequence ATGAAAAAAACCATACTCCTCATCTTGCTTTCTTGTACTTTTACACTTTCATTTAACGCTCAAAATACACAAGAAGTGCAACAATCGCCCACCCCTCCAGATGCAGAAAAAATTGCCAAGGAATTAGAAAAACACGGTGACAAACGTGTAGATGAGTATTACTGGATGAATGAGCGCGATACACCACGCGTGATGGATTACCTGAAGCGTGAAAATACCTATTACGACGTGATGACCTCGCATACCAAGCCTTTGCAGGAGAAGCTTTTTACGGAGATGAAGGCACGCATAAAAGAAGATGATGAGTCTGTGCCTTATAAATACAATGGCTACTGGTATTACCAGCGGTTTGAAAAAGGGCAGAACTATCCACTTTATTGCCGCAAACCTGAAACCCTGGACGCTCCAGAGGAAGTAATGTTTGACAACAATGCCATGGCAGAAGGTCATGCATATTTTGACCAGGCGGGCTATACGATCTCAGAAAACACAGAACTTGCGGCCTATTCGATAGATACGGTGAGCCGGAGGCAATATACCTTGCAGATCAAAAACCTCAAAACCGGTGAAATCTATCCCGAAAAGATTGAGAATACTACGGGCAATGCAATCTGGGCAAATGACAATAAAACCTTGTTTTACACGCGAAAAGATCCTCAAACCTTACGCAGTAGTCAGGTTTACAAACATGTTTTAGGCACCGCGGCCGATAGTGATACGCTTGTTTTTGAGGAGAACGATGAGACCTTTTCGGTGTATATTACAAAAACCAAGTCCAGGGAATATCTTATCATGGGATCTGGGAGCACATTGACCAGTGAAGCGCAATATACCAGTGCAAACGGACCAGATTTTGATTTTAAAGTCCTTCAACCACGGGTGCGCGGTCTGGAATATGATGTTTCCCACTATGGCGACTTTTTCTATCTGGTGACCAATAAAGACAAGGCAACCAACTTTAAGCTCATGAAAACCCCGGTCAATGCTACCACGCAGGAGAACTGGGAAGAGGTAATTCCGCACCGCGCGGAAGTATTGCTTGAGGATATAGAAATATTTAAAGACTATCTCGTAGTCGATGAGCGTAGCAAAGGATTGAACCAGATCAATATAAAGACGTGGGACAATACAGTGGATTATTATATTCCCTTCGATAATGAAACCTATAATGTCTATACCAGTATCAACCCTGATTTTGATACTAAAAAACTTCGGTATTCCTATAATTCGCTAAATACACCTCCTTCCGTGGTGGAATATGACATGGAAACCAAAGAAAAAATAGTTCTTAAAGAAGCAGAGATACTTGGAGGGGAGTTCAATAAGGATAACTATGAGACCAAACGGGTCTGGGCCACTGCTTCTGATGGTGTAAAAATCCCCATTTCGCTGATCTATAAAAAAGGAATGGAGCGTGACGGCGAGAACCCTTTGTTACAATACGCTTACGGAAGTTATGGCTATACTACAGATCCTTCTTTCTCATCGTCACGGTTGAGTTTGCTGGATCGTGGTTTTGTTTTTGCGATAGCGCATGTACGCGGTGGGGAATATATGGGGCGCAACTGGTATGAGGATGGTAAATTATTTAAAAAGAAAAACACGTTTACAGATTTTATCGCCTGTTCAAAATATCTGACCGGGCAGCGCTATACAAGTGCATCGCATTTGTATGCCTATGGAGGTTCTGCCGGTGGTCTGTTGATGGGTGCCGTTGCGAATATGGCTCCGCAGCTTTATAATGGTATCATCGCCGCAGTACCTTTTGTAGATGTGATCACAACCATGCTGGACGATACGATCCCGCTTACCACTTCAGAATATGATGAATGGGGAAATCCCAATGAGAAGGAATATTATGACTATATGTTGTCCTACTCACCTTACGATCAGGTAAAAGAGCAAAAATACCCTAATATGCTGGTAACCACGGGATACCACGATTCACAGGTACAGTACTGGGAACCGGCTAAATGGGTGGCAAAATTGCGCGATAAAAACCAGGGAGATGCCCTGATTTTATTTCATACAAATATGGATGCGGGTCATGGCGGTTCTTCCGGACGTTTTGAGGCACTAAAAGAAACAGCCGAAGACTATGCTTTTTTGATCGATTTAGAAGGAAAAACAGAGTAA
- a CDS encoding glutamine synthetase III gives MSTIRYKSVMQARSQKAIPFKDDEKKSTYFGSNVFNTSAMRQFLPSEGFQAVEEAISKGSKIDRKIADSTAAAMKQWAISKNATHYTHWFQPLTGTTAEKHDAFFDLTLDGLAIEQFDGGQLVQQEPDASSFPHGGIRNTFEARGYTAWDPTSPAFILGSTLCIPTVFVSYTGEALDNKTPLLRALNTLDEAATQVALYFDKSVKKVTATLGWEQEYFLLDASLAASRPDISQTGRALLGHASAKGQQLDDHYFGSIPSRVFQFMRELEYESIRLGIPVKTRHNEVAPNQFELAPVFEEANLAVDHNSLLMDIMEKVAEKHHLKVLFHEKPFAGVNGSGKHNNWSLATDTGTNLLSPGSTPTKNLQFLTFFVNTIKAVHDHEELLRASVASAGNDYRLGSSEAPPSIISIFIGKQLTQVLDELEKVTTGKLSPQEKTDLKLNVVGKIPEILQDNTDRNRTSPFAFTGNKFEFRAVGSTANCAKPMTVLNTIVANQLIQFKNEVDKLIDKKGLKKDEAIFNTLREYIKASKKIRFEGDGYSEAWIREAAKRKLSNNRTTLDAIKIQIDPKTIKLYEKMGVMNATEINARQEIELEEYVKRVQIESRVLGDIARNHVIPTAIRYQNILIKNVKGLQDIYGKEFKPLAAEQMKLIESISNHLSAINSDITAMIETRKEANQLDLNNRAKLYTHKVKPYFETLRYHCDKLELLVEDKLWPLTKSRELLFFR, from the coding sequence ATGTCAACAATTCGATATAAATCCGTTATGCAGGCGCGGTCTCAAAAAGCCATTCCCTTTAAGGACGATGAAAAAAAATCAACTTATTTTGGAAGTAACGTATTTAATACCAGTGCCATGCGTCAATTTCTTCCTTCGGAAGGATTCCAGGCGGTAGAAGAAGCCATATCAAAAGGTTCAAAAATTGACCGAAAAATTGCCGATAGCACGGCCGCTGCGATGAAACAATGGGCGATAAGCAAAAACGCCACCCATTACACGCATTGGTTTCAACCCCTCACCGGTACCACCGCAGAAAAACACGATGCCTTTTTTGACCTTACCTTAGATGGACTTGCCATTGAACAGTTTGATGGTGGCCAACTGGTACAACAGGAACCTGATGCGTCTTCTTTTCCGCATGGCGGGATTCGGAATACATTTGAAGCACGCGGCTATACGGCCTGGGATCCCACCTCACCCGCCTTTATATTAGGTTCAACGCTTTGCATCCCCACTGTTTTTGTATCGTATACCGGCGAAGCGCTTGATAACAAAACCCCGCTGCTGCGCGCATTAAATACCCTGGATGAAGCAGCAACACAGGTTGCGCTCTATTTTGACAAATCGGTTAAAAAGGTAACTGCCACCTTAGGGTGGGAGCAGGAATATTTTTTGCTTGATGCCTCTCTTGCCGCCTCCCGCCCTGATATTAGCCAGACCGGCCGGGCGCTTTTGGGCCATGCTTCGGCTAAGGGTCAACAACTCGACGATCATTATTTTGGCAGTATACCATCACGCGTTTTTCAGTTTATGCGGGAACTTGAATATGAAAGTATCCGTCTTGGTATTCCGGTCAAGACACGCCATAACGAAGTGGCGCCAAACCAGTTTGAGCTGGCTCCGGTTTTTGAGGAAGCCAACCTAGCGGTAGACCACAACTCGCTGCTTATGGATATCATGGAAAAAGTGGCCGAAAAACACCATTTAAAGGTACTTTTTCATGAAAAACCCTTTGCAGGGGTCAACGGAAGCGGCAAACACAACAACTGGTCCCTGGCGACAGATACGGGAACCAACTTATTGAGTCCGGGCAGTACACCCACTAAAAACCTTCAGTTCCTTACTTTTTTTGTCAACACCATTAAAGCCGTTCACGATCATGAGGAACTCCTGCGTGCTTCGGTGGCCTCTGCTGGTAATGATTACAGGCTCGGCTCCAGCGAAGCGCCGCCCTCTATTATTTCGATATTTATAGGCAAACAGCTTACGCAAGTGCTTGACGAACTGGAAAAAGTTACCACCGGCAAACTTTCACCACAGGAAAAAACAGACCTTAAATTGAATGTGGTGGGCAAAATACCTGAGATTCTTCAGGACAATACAGACCGCAACCGCACATCGCCTTTTGCATTTACGGGCAATAAATTTGAATTCCGCGCGGTGGGCTCAACCGCCAACTGTGCAAAACCCATGACCGTATTGAATACGATTGTGGCCAATCAATTGATTCAGTTTAAAAATGAAGTGGATAAACTCATTGATAAAAAGGGTCTAAAAAAAGATGAAGCGATTTTTAATACACTCAGGGAATATATCAAAGCGTCTAAAAAAATACGTTTTGAGGGCGATGGGTATAGTGAAGCCTGGATCAGAGAGGCCGCAAAGCGGAAATTAAGCAATAACAGAACCACACTTGACGCGATAAAAATTCAAATTGATCCCAAGACGATCAAGCTTTATGAGAAAATGGGCGTCATGAACGCTACAGAAATCAATGCGCGCCAGGAAATTGAGCTCGAGGAATACGTAAAACGTGTACAAATAGAAAGCCGTGTGCTGGGCGATATTGCACGTAACCATGTTATACCCACCGCTATTCGCTATCAGAACATACTTATTAAGAATGTGAAAGGTTTACAGGATATTTACGGTAAGGAATTCAAACCTCTTGCCGCCGAGCAAATGAAGCTTATTGAATCCATTTCAAATCACCTGAGCGCAATCAACAGCGATATTACGGCAATGATTGAAACGCGTAAGGAGGCAAATCAATTAGACCTAAATAACCGCGCAAAACTATATACCCACAAGGTAAAACCCTATTTTGAGACGCTGCGCTACCATTGTGACAAACTGGAATTACTGGTCGAAGACAAACTCTGGCCACTTACAAAAAGTAGGGAATTATTGTTTTTTAGGTAG
- a CDS encoding DUF1599 domain-containing protein: MSQTDKQYDDVIASCRALFAKKMEDYGCAWRILRLPSLTDQIFIKAQRIRGLQENAEQRVAEGDEPEFIGIINYCIMALVQLEKGVAKQPDLNVEDTLNIYDAKVNQTKTLMQNKNHDYGEAWRDMRISSLTDLILQKLLRVKQIEDNAGKTLISEGIDANYQDMINYAVFALILKGEQAGKLE; encoded by the coding sequence ATGAGCCAGACCGATAAACAATATGACGATGTGATAGCCTCCTGCAGGGCACTTTTTGCAAAAAAAATGGAAGATTATGGTTGTGCGTGGCGTATATTACGACTGCCATCGCTTACTGATCAGATCTTTATAAAAGCCCAGCGCATACGGGGCTTACAGGAAAATGCGGAGCAGCGCGTAGCGGAAGGTGATGAACCAGAATTTATAGGAATTATTAATTATTGTATCATGGCACTTGTACAACTTGAGAAGGGCGTCGCAAAACAACCTGACCTCAATGTTGAAGATACCTTAAACATTTACGACGCCAAGGTAAACCAGACGAAGACCCTCATGCAAAATAAGAACCATGATTATGGTGAAGCCTGGAGGGATATGCGCATAAGTTCCCTAACCGATTTGATTTTACAGAAATTATTGCGCGTAAAACAGATTGAGGATAATGCAGGCAAAACGCTTATTTCTGAAGGTATAGATGCCAACTATCAGGATATGATAAACTATGCCGTTTTTGCCCTTATTTTAAAAGGCGAACAAGCAGGAAAATTGGAGTAA